A region of Silurus meridionalis isolate SWU-2019-XX chromosome 13, ASM1480568v1, whole genome shotgun sequence DNA encodes the following proteins:
- the fbxo36a gene encoding F-box only protein 36a isoform X1: MASFREEILFEISGQAKSPSKDFYQLIVTKTEIIWRWWKISVRIRLQSLKPGEMKQSHEEFLTDDRIQRQISVIFGSKYLECIIGICEGNLDYLERLPTKLETICQLCQTSHDPKQPCDAEQSWEQAVRRSGMEITPETEMLAKNIGWEKIYNTFILNKGQDDSETNVNAGEKPGP, from the exons GTTTGAGATTAGTGGTCAGGCTAAATCACCCTCTAAAGACTTCTATCAGCTTATTGTAACAAAAACAGAG ATAATATGGAGGTGGTGGAAGATTTCGGTGCGTATCAGGTTGCAAAGTCTAAAGCCTGGAGAAATGAAGCAAAGTCATGAAGAGTTCCTAACTGATGACAGAATACAGC gaCAAATCTCTGTAATCTTTGGGTCGAAGTACCTGGAGTGCATAATTGGCATCTGCGAAGGGAATTTAGATTATTTGGAGCGTTTGCCTACTAAGCTGGAGACCATTTGCCAACTCTGCCAGACATCCCATGATCCAAAGCAG CCGTGTGACGCTGAACAATCATGGGAGCAGGCAGTGCGGCGCAGTGGCATGGAGATCACACCCGAAACAGAGATGCTGGCCAAAAATATTGGCTGGGAGAAGATTTACAACACTTTCATTCTTAACAAAGGCCAGGATGACAGTGAGACAAACGTGAACGCGGGCGAGAAACCAGGCCCTTAA
- the fbxo36a gene encoding F-box only protein 36a isoform X2, whose amino-acid sequence MRIIWRWWKISVRIRLQSLKPGEMKQSHEEFLTDDRIQRQISVIFGSKYLECIIGICEGNLDYLERLPTKLETICQLCQTSHDPKQPCDAEQSWEQAVRRSGMEITPETEMLAKNIGWEKIYNTFILNKGQDDSETNVNAGEKPGP is encoded by the exons ATAATATGGAGGTGGTGGAAGATTTCGGTGCGTATCAGGTTGCAAAGTCTAAAGCCTGGAGAAATGAAGCAAAGTCATGAAGAGTTCCTAACTGATGACAGAATACAGC gaCAAATCTCTGTAATCTTTGGGTCGAAGTACCTGGAGTGCATAATTGGCATCTGCGAAGGGAATTTAGATTATTTGGAGCGTTTGCCTACTAAGCTGGAGACCATTTGCCAACTCTGCCAGACATCCCATGATCCAAAGCAG CCGTGTGACGCTGAACAATCATGGGAGCAGGCAGTGCGGCGCAGTGGCATGGAGATCACACCCGAAACAGAGATGCTGGCCAAAAATATTGGCTGGGAGAAGATTTACAACACTTTCATTCTTAACAAAGGCCAGGATGACAGTGAGACAAACGTGAACGCGGGCGAGAAACCAGGCCCTTAA